AACAGCACAACTCCCTGTATCAGCGGATCCACCTTATAGTAGTTTTTCGCGGAGTAACGCACGACCCATTTCATCGGAAAGGTCGTGAGCACTGAGATGTCCTGAGCCTGAACCTGCTCGCCCGCGAACTGGTCTGAATGACCGACATGAGTGATATAACGGCAGCTCAGCTGCTTCCTGATATCCACAAGCATTTCAAGGGTATCGTGCTTGACGTTGCCACTGAAAAAACCTTCCTGGAAATCCGGGAAATGGGCCAGATCAAAATGCATCGGGAGCGCAAACCATTCCTGTTAGCAAGCATAATATGCCCGCACCATCACTCGTAACTCTAAAAATCAAGATTGCTTTTAATGTCAAAGAATCAATAGCGTGTATATGGTTGCACAACCTTGACCCCGCGCACAAGTCGATGAACAATTGTATTCTTCATTTATCACCTATTTGCAACGAGACACCCATTTATGGTTGACAATCCCCTAATTTTTTCTCCCAAATTTTAGGGATCCGGAACGGATGTGGCGGTCATTTTATTGCACTACCACCCCGCACGATGCAGTCCTTCATCGCCGACCACTTTAGATTGTGATAATGGCCTTTCATGGCAACAGAAACGAATGACACTTTCTTCGATACGCTTCCCGTTTTTGTAGAATTCGAGGGCGTCGCTGATGTTGATAATTACAAACCGCTCCCCGATGACTGGGTGCTCGCGACAGCGGATATCGTCGGTTCGACGAAGGCCATCGAGGCTGGCCGCTACAAGGCAGTCAACATGGCGGGTGCCAGTGTTATCTCCGCACTCCTGAACGCGCTCGGCAAACGCAATTTTCCCTTCGTTTTCGGCGGCGACGGCGCTTTGGTCGCGCTTCCGGAGTCGGCGGTATCCCGCGCCCGTGAGGCGCTGTCGGCCGTGCAATCCTGGGTCAGGGATGATCTGCAATTGAACTTGCGTGCCGCGCTTGTTCCGATGCGCGATATACGGGCGGAAGGCTTTGACGTGCGCGTCGCCCGCTTCAGGGTCAGCCCCGATGTTTCCTACGCCATGTTTGCTGGAGGCGGTGCTAGCTGGGCGGAGGCCCAGATGAAGGCAGGCAAATATGCAATCGAACCAGCTCCTTCCGGCACCCGGCCAGACCTTGCCGGCCTTTCCTGCCGTTGGAATCCGATTCAGGCCCGCAATGGCGAGATCGTGTCGATCATCGCTGTACCAGGCACGGCTGGTGCGAGCGAGCAATTCCAGGAACTGGTTGCCAATATCATTGCCGTGGCGGCCGAGCAGAACCGCGGTGCTCACCCACTTCCTGAAGAAGGACCACCAATCGTCTTCAACACGAAAGGTATTGACACGGAAGCCCGGGCAACCGCCCCGGTAGGCAAGCGTTTTTCGCGTAAGCTGGCGATTCTTGGCCAGATCCTGTTGATCGTCGCACTCGACAAGCTTGGACTTACAGCGGGTGGATTCGAACCCGGACGATACAAGCGGGAAGTGGCGCAGAATTCCGATTTTCGCAAATTCGATGACGGCCTGAAAATGACCATCGACATCGATGCCGACCGTCTGCGCCGCATCGAAATGCTGCTGGAGGACGCGTCAGCCGCCGGGATCAGTCGGTTTGGACTGCACCGGCAGGATTCGGCCCTGATGACCTGCTTCGTGCCAACGCACCGCGCCCACGATCACATCCATTTCATTGATGGCGCCGCGGGCGGCTATGCCATGGCGGCAAGCAATCTGAAGGCGAAATTGTCATAGACCAAAGCGGGCCCCTATGACTTAACAATATGTTCCGCCATCAGCCCAAGCTTGGCAAAAACATTGCGTGTGTCGATGATCAGCGGCGCCCATCCGGCCACAGCTGCATAGTCGACATCGTCATGATCGGTCGAGACCAATATCGCGTCATATGATCTTACCGCTTCCTCCGTCAGCTCTACGGATTTGCGTCCCTTCAAGGCCATATACTCGCGTGTCTTCGGGATTTCGGCAACGAACGGATCGTGATAATCCGCCCGCCCTCCGCGTTCTTCGATGATCTCGATCAGCCGCAATGACGGGCTTTCGCGGATATCCGGTACGTTCTTCTTGTAGGCAAGGCCTAGGACCAGCACGCGCGACCGGCTGAGCGCTTTTCCGGCACGTATATCAAGCGCTTCGGCCAGGCTGCTGACAACATAGCGCGGCATGGCGGAGTTGATCTCTCCCGCCAGCTCGATGAACCGCGTCGGAAGTTCATACTCGCGTGACTTCCACGTCAGATAGAACGGATCGATCGGAATGCAATGCCCGCCGAGCCCAGGCCCAGGATAGAACGGCATATAGCCGAAGGGTTTGGTTTTTGCCGCCTCTATGACTTCCCAGACATCGATGCCCATTGCCGCATAGACAATCTTGAGTTCGTTGACGAGCGCGATATTGACCGATCGGAAAATGTTCTCCGTCAGTTTGACCGCTTCCGCTGTCGCATTGGATGACACCGGCACCACGGTTTTCACCGCTGCGCCATAAAACGCCTGCATCAGCTTGCGCGCATCTTCGCCATCACCAGCAACAATTTTTGGTATCGTGGCGGTCTGGAAATCGCGGTTGCCCGGATCCTCCCGTTCGGGTGAGAAGCCAAGGAAGAAATCAGTACCGGACTTGAGCCCCGTCTCCTCCAGGATTGTCTTGACAACATCGTCGGTCGTACCGGGATAGGTGGTCGATTCCAGCACGACCAGCTGGCCGGGTCTCAAGTGTGCGGCAATCGACCGGCTCGTCGCCTCGACAAATGAAAGATCGGGATCGCGATGTTTGGTCAATGGCGTCGGTACGCAAATGATGATCACATCGCATTGCGCAAGTTCTACAAAATCGCTCGTTGAGCGAAACCGACCTGCTGTCACTTCCGCTGCCAGTGCTTCATCGGTCACCGCTTCGATATAGGAGCGGGCAGCATCGAGTGCGACGATCTTGCCTGGATCGATGTCAAAGCCGGTAACGGAAAAGCCGCTGCGCGCCAGCGTGATCGCCAGAGGCAGGCCGACATAGCCAAGACCGATGACACCGGCATGTGCCTGACGCGTTTCGATTTTGTCTGAAAGTTCTGAGAAGGCGGTCAAGATGATCTCTTTTGTACGAGCGTGCCACCACCGGCAAGTCGGATTTAGATGGCCGCTATAGAATTGCCTGTCAAGCGAAGGGTCGCATGCACTTCTTCTCACATTGAAGTGACAATGACCTATTGTTTCGAATTCATGACATACCCATCTGAATGGCTCGGAACAACGACTGATAGAGGACCGCCCGTCGAGTTACCCGCTGAAGTAATATCGGACTGGTGAGATCGCAGTGTTGGCATTCCTGTTGCCAGCGTTGACACCGTTGCCCGATTCACTCATTTTCATTTTGCTCGGCTTGGTTTGAGCGTGATCGGATCACGCCGCCCGTCCGGGAACGGTGAATCTATCCGGGAATGGACGTGGCTCGTATTTGCAAGGATCAGGGATGAGCACGACCCAATCGAACGTTTCCACCATACTTCTCGACAAGGTAGCCGACTGGCTTACACAATCTTCTCTTGCGGGCGACAATCTCGAAACCATCGTACGCGGCTTTTGCGAGCGGATCGCAGCGGCGGGCTTGCCGATTGCCCGCGTGAATCTTTCGTTCTCCATGCTGCACCCGCTTTATGACGCCTTGGGCTTCACCTGGAAGCGCGCCAGCGGGATGACCGTCGAAGGCTACCGGCATGATCCTACAGGAAAGCCTGAACGCTTCCTGCTCAGCCCCTATTTCTATCTCCTGACCAATAATCTGGAACATCTGCGCCGCCGCATCAGTGTCGATGGACCGATGGAATTTCCGGTCCTCGATGAGTTGAGGGAAGAGGGCATCACCGACTATCTCGCTTTCCTGCAGCCCTTTGGCGGCCAGTCTACCCAGGGCATGATGGGCTCGTGGTCGACGGACAGCAGCGAAGGATTCAATGACGCGATGATTGCTGCGCTGCTGCGGCTGCAGAACCATTTGGCCGTTGCCGCAAAGATGGCGGTTCTCGGCAAGCTCGCGGACAATATGCTGACGACCTATCTTGGTGGCAATGCCGGTAAACGCGTCTTGAACGGCCAGATTCGCCGCGGCGATGGTGAGACCATCCGAGCGGCCCTGGTCATGGGCGATATGCGCGAGTCCACCGTGCTTGCAGAAAAAGAAGGCCGCCAGGCCTATATCGATACGCTCAATCATTTCTTCGATGCGATTGCTGCGCCGTTCAACCGGAGTGGCGGCGAAATACTGAGCTTCATGGGTGACGGATTTCTGGCGGTTTACCCGTGTGGACGGCACAAAGACCCATCGAAGATTGCGTGCGAAGCGGCACTTTCCGCCGTGTTCAAGGCGCAGGCTCGCGTCGCCGAACTCAACAAGGAGCGGCGCAAGGACGGTCTTAGCGACGTTCGCTATGGCATCGGCCTGCATGTCGGCAATGTCATGTTCGGTAATGTCGGGCTCAAGGACCGCCTGACTTTTTCCGCCTTCGGTTCGGCAGTGAACGAAGTTCAGCGCCTGCAGGGCCTGACGAAGAAGTACTCGCGCGAAGTGATAGCCAGTCAGGCATTCGCTACCTATTGTGGCGGCGAATGGACCACTTTGGGTGAAGAAAAATTGCGTGGCGTCGGCCAGAAAGTCACAGTACTTTTGCCGAAGTCGTCTGGCCAGTCCGTTCAACTGGACGACGCTTATGACGATGTCGCCTATGATGGACTGTCCGAGGCGGAACAGGTCATGCTGCTGCACCGGGATAAGAAGACTGGACGCCCCTTGCTCGAGAAATTCATGCAATGACAGGAAAGACACTCGCCATGGCTCTTCTGGCCGCAACTCTCAATT
Above is a genomic segment from Phyllobacterium zundukense containing:
- a CDS encoding DUF3095 domain-containing protein, encoding MATETNDTFFDTLPVFVEFEGVADVDNYKPLPDDWVLATADIVGSTKAIEAGRYKAVNMAGASVISALLNALGKRNFPFVFGGDGALVALPESAVSRAREALSAVQSWVRDDLQLNLRAALVPMRDIRAEGFDVRVARFRVSPDVSYAMFAGGGASWAEAQMKAGKYAIEPAPSGTRPDLAGLSCRWNPIQARNGEIVSIIAVPGTAGASEQFQELVANIIAVAAEQNRGAHPLPEEGPPIVFNTKGIDTEARATAPVGKRFSRKLAILGQILLIVALDKLGLTAGGFEPGRYKREVAQNSDFRKFDDGLKMTIDIDADRLRRIEMLLEDASAAGISRFGLHRQDSALMTCFVPTHRAHDHIHFIDGAAGGYAMAASNLKAKLS
- a CDS encoding adenylate/guanylate cyclase domain-containing protein, producing the protein MSTTQSNVSTILLDKVADWLTQSSLAGDNLETIVRGFCERIAAAGLPIARVNLSFSMLHPLYDALGFTWKRASGMTVEGYRHDPTGKPERFLLSPYFYLLTNNLEHLRRRISVDGPMEFPVLDELREEGITDYLAFLQPFGGQSTQGMMGSWSTDSSEGFNDAMIAALLRLQNHLAVAAKMAVLGKLADNMLTTYLGGNAGKRVLNGQIRRGDGETIRAALVMGDMRESTVLAEKEGRQAYIDTLNHFFDAIAAPFNRSGGEILSFMGDGFLAVYPCGRHKDPSKIACEAALSAVFKAQARVAELNKERRKDGLSDVRYGIGLHVGNVMFGNVGLKDRLTFSAFGSAVNEVQRLQGLTKKYSREVIASQAFATYCGGEWTTLGEEKLRGVGQKVTVLLPKSSGQSVQLDDAYDDVAYDGLSEAEQVMLLHRDKKTGRPLLEKFMQ
- a CDS encoding nucleotide sugar dehydrogenase, whose product is MTAFSELSDKIETRQAHAGVIGLGYVGLPLAITLARSGFSVTGFDIDPGKIVALDAARSYIEAVTDEALAAEVTAGRFRSTSDFVELAQCDVIIICVPTPLTKHRDPDLSFVEATSRSIAAHLRPGQLVVLESTTYPGTTDDVVKTILEETGLKSGTDFFLGFSPEREDPGNRDFQTATIPKIVAGDGEDARKLMQAFYGAAVKTVVPVSSNATAEAVKLTENIFRSVNIALVNELKIVYAAMGIDVWEVIEAAKTKPFGYMPFYPGPGLGGHCIPIDPFYLTWKSREYELPTRFIELAGEINSAMPRYVVSSLAEALDIRAGKALSRSRVLVLGLAYKKNVPDIRESPSLRLIEIIEERGGRADYHDPFVAEIPKTREYMALKGRKSVELTEEAVRSYDAILVSTDHDDVDYAAVAGWAPLIIDTRNVFAKLGLMAEHIVKS